From the genome of Carcharodon carcharias isolate sCarCar2 chromosome 34, sCarCar2.pri, whole genome shotgun sequence, one region includes:
- the LOC121272584 gene encoding cytochrome P450 2C42-like, protein MDLNDPGSTLLFAFLSILFVVWFLKNKQRQKGRLPPGPPALPILGNLFHVNLKAPHKSLIKLSEQYGPVFTVWFGTYPAVVLCGFETIKATLIERGHDFGSRYSLPIFEKLSGGYGIIDSSGERWMQLRRFSFSTLRNFGMGQKGIEERIQEEALFLVTAFRDKKEDPFNPDFLLKCAASNIICSIVFGNRFEYGDKEFLSLLEMMAESSQIFNSPWLQLYNNFPKIMDFLPGPHKRIFQLVASLKKFLNKNIQSHKESFQKGFSRDYIDSFLIKMDEEKHKLDSEFNDKNLLMSTMDLFMAGTETTSTTLQWTLQILAKYPQIQEKIHHEIEEVIGSCRCPASEDRAKMPYTDAVIHEVQRYIDLVPMSLPHMASNDIEFRGYLIPKGMLVIPVLSSVLKGTNQWANPESFNPNHFLEENGCFKNSESFMPFSAGKRKCLGESLARMELFLFLTTLLQNFVFNPVIDRKDINFSSVSSGILNLPRMYKFCAISR, encoded by the exons ATGGATTTAAATGACCCAGGGTCAACTTTGCTTTTTGCTTTCCTAAGTATTCTGTTTGTTGTGTGGTTTCTTAAAAACAAACAGCGGCAAAAAGGCAGACTTCCCCCAGGTCCTCCTGCTCTCCCAATTCTTGGCAACTTGTTTCATGTGAATTTAAAAGCACCTCACAAATCTCTCATCAAG CTGAGTGAACAATATGGTCCAGTATTCACTGTCTGGTTTGGTACCTACCCTGCAGTGGTGCTGTGTGGCTTTGAGACTATAAAGGCAACGTTGATTGAGCGAGGGCATGACTTTGGCAGTCGGTATTCCCTCCCAATTTTCGAAAAGCTATCAGGAGGCTATG GAATTATTGACAGTAGTGGGGAGAGATGGATGCAGCTTCGGAGATTCTCTTTCAGCACTTTGAGGAATTTTGGAATGGGACAAAAAGGCATTGAAGAGCGGATCCAGGAAGAAGCGCTGTTCCTGGTTACAGCTTTCAGAGATAAAAAAG AGGACCCATTTAATCCAGATTTTCTGCTGAAATGTGCAGCGTCAAATATCATCTGTTCCATTGTCTTTGGAAATCGTTTTGAATATGGAGATAAGGAGTTTCTCTCGTTGCTGGAGATGATGGCAGAAAGCAGCCAAATTTTTAACAGCCCCTGGTTGCAG CTGTACAATAACTTCCCGAAGATCATGGATTTTCTGCCTGGGCCTCACAAGAGGATCTTCCAACTGGTAGCAAGTCTGAAAAAATTTCtgaataaaaatattcaaagtcacAAAGAAAGTTTCCAGAAAGGTTTCTCCAGGGATTATATTGACAGCTTTCTCATCAAGATGGATGAG gAGAAACACAAGCTTGACTCAGAATTCAATGACAAGAACTTGTTGATGTCAACAATGGATTTATTTATGGCTGGAACTGAAACAACCAGTACAACACTGCAATGGACTCTGCAGATCCTGGCAAAGTATCCGCAGATCCAGG AGAAAATTCACCATGAGATTGAAGAGGTGATTGGATCTTGTCGATGTCCTGCTAGTGAAGATCGAGCAAAAATGCCatacacagatgctgtcatacATGAGGTCCAACGATACATCGACCTGGTTCCCATGAGTCTCCCACACATGGCATCAAACGATATAGAATTCAGAGGATATCTGATTCCCAAG GGCATGCTTGTGATTCCTGTACTCTCCTCTGTTCTGAAAGGCACCAATCAATGGGCGAATCCAGAATCATTTAACCCAAACCATTTCCTTGAAGAAAATGGATGTTTCAAAAACAGTGAAAGTTTCATGCCATTCTCTGCAG GGAAGAGAAAGTGTCTGGGAGAGTCCTTGGCTCGGATGGAACTCTTCCTTTTTTTGACCACTCTACTCCAGAACTTTGTCTTCAATCCTGTTATTGACCGCAAGGATATCAACTTCTCATCAGTTTCGAGTGGAATCCTGAATTTACCCCGTATGTACAAGTTCTGTGCTATTTCTCGTTAA